Proteins from one Chthonomonas sp. genomic window:
- the pdhA gene encoding pyruvate dehydrogenase (acetyl-transferring) E1 component subunit alpha, whose protein sequence is MAKQANLAPKLTPAEIQQHYRDMVFIRHFEEKCNQVYRMGKAGGYLHVYIGMEATAIGWMTAIRKGYDTVITAYRDHAQPILLGTDPVKVMAEIMGRKDGLSHGKGGSMHLYDIERHFYGGWGIVGGHIPLGAGLAFAAKYRQEDRVTLCFLGDGASNAGVFFETMNMAALWDLPIIFIIENNEFAMGTRLEYHAADTELHKRGFPFGIQHERVDGMDLFQVLNDATRIVDYVRKEQKPYLVEVMNYRFAGHGAADNDRQLYRTKAEEDENMKRDPIRRLEIYMEENNIMTREKMEAIDEELEASVESIYEQADASPHPDPSEVYDHVYCDMEPEKGH, encoded by the coding sequence GTGGCCAAACAAGCGAATCTCGCACCTAAGCTCACTCCCGCCGAAATCCAGCAGCACTACCGAGACATGGTCTTCATCCGGCACTTCGAAGAGAAGTGTAACCAGGTCTATCGCATGGGCAAAGCTGGCGGCTACCTACACGTTTACATCGGCATGGAAGCCACTGCGATCGGCTGGATGACCGCCATCCGCAAGGGTTATGACACCGTCATCACCGCCTACCGCGACCACGCTCAGCCGATTCTGCTGGGGACGGATCCGGTCAAGGTCATGGCAGAAATCATGGGCCGCAAGGACGGACTCAGCCACGGCAAGGGCGGCTCGATGCATCTATACGATATTGAGCGCCATTTCTATGGCGGCTGGGGCATCGTCGGTGGGCACATCCCCCTCGGAGCGGGTCTCGCTTTCGCGGCAAAGTACCGCCAGGAAGACCGGGTCACCCTTTGTTTCCTAGGTGACGGCGCCTCAAATGCGGGCGTGTTCTTCGAAACGATGAACATGGCTGCACTTTGGGATCTTCCAATCATTTTCATCATCGAGAACAACGAGTTCGCCATGGGCACTCGGCTGGAGTATCACGCTGCCGACACTGAGCTGCACAAGCGCGGCTTCCCGTTCGGCATTCAGCACGAGCGCGTCGACGGCATGGACCTTTTCCAGGTCCTGAACGACGCCACCCGCATCGTGGACTATGTCCGCAAGGAGCAGAAGCCGTACCTCGTCGAAGTCATGAACTACCGATTTGCCGGGCACGGGGCCGCTGACAACGATCGCCAGCTTTACCGCACCAAGGCGGAAGAGGACGAGAACATGAAGCGCGATCCAATCCGACGATTGGAGATCTACATGGAAGAGAACAACATCATGACGCGCGAGAAGATGGAGGCGATCGACGAAGAACTCGAAGCGAGCGTCGAGAGCATCTACGAGCAGGCGGACGCTTCACCGCATCCCGACCCGAGCGAAGTGTACGACCACGTCTACTGCGACATGGAACCGGAGAAGGGCCACTAA
- a CDS encoding redoxin family protein, whose protein sequence is MRVWPIVVGLGFAFTMCVLSAILLSAPKPALSNFQPVQEPRHPVTEAMLSSAAQKAKSPAPDFSLPDAKGNTFRLGDFSKQMPVVIVSTLTDCPCTMESQPIWNTFAKGLQGKVQFFGLARNSAAEISEFSTNFEVPYPILIDANKEIIKELNVPNSVYVVIVSQDGKIYKIWPGYSKAMVQEMNEILSKLASTKEVALKISEVPDKLASGCTL, encoded by the coding sequence GTGAGAGTTTGGCCCATCGTTGTAGGACTGGGATTCGCATTCACGATGTGCGTCTTGTCCGCGATCTTGCTTTCCGCGCCGAAGCCTGCGCTTTCCAACTTCCAGCCGGTGCAGGAGCCACGTCACCCAGTGACCGAGGCAATGCTGAGCTCGGCGGCCCAGAAGGCGAAGAGCCCCGCGCCCGATTTCAGCCTCCCGGACGCGAAAGGGAACACCTTTCGACTCGGCGACTTCTCGAAGCAGATGCCCGTCGTGATCGTAAGCACGCTCACTGACTGCCCCTGTACGATGGAGTCGCAACCCATCTGGAACACATTCGCCAAGGGGCTTCAAGGGAAGGTCCAGTTTTTCGGCCTGGCTCGCAACTCTGCGGCGGAGATCTCGGAGTTTTCGACTAACTTCGAGGTGCCCTACCCGATCCTCATCGACGCCAATAAAGAGATCATCAAGGAGCTGAACGTCCCCAATTCGGTGTACGTGGTGATTGTGAGTCAGGACGGGAAGATCTACAAGATTTGGCCCGGCTACAGCAAGGCGATGGTTCAGGAAATGAACGAAATCCTCTCGAAGCTGGCGAGCACGAAAGAGGTCGCACTGAAGATCTCAGAGGTTCCCGACAAGCTGGCCAGCGGCTGTACGCTCTGA
- a CDS encoding alpha-ketoacid dehydrogenase subunit beta: MSLTIESSNVITYRDAVRQTMIQEMEANPEVFLMGEDIGRYQGTFRVTAGLFDKFRESRVLDTPISEPGIVGIAIGAAMMGLRPIVEMMTMSFSILALDQIMNHAAKVHYMTGGQAKVPLVVRGPGGAAKQLSAQHSHSMEGWYAHCPGLKVVAPATPMCAQGLLRASIRDDNPVIFTENPGLYTVKGEVSMDPEFVIPFGKARVAREGKDLSLIAYSRMVQVCEKAAEELEKDGLSVEVIDVRSLLPLDTETIYESVRKTHRAVVVYEDWKSGGFGSEIAARIAEDCFDHLDAPVGRVGGLNVPMPYSRVLELECIPDENDVINAVRRIR; encoded by the coding sequence ATGTCACTCACGATTGAATCCAGCAATGTGATCACGTACCGCGATGCGGTACGCCAGACCATGATTCAAGAGATGGAGGCCAATCCCGAGGTCTTCTTGATGGGTGAAGACATTGGGCGGTACCAAGGGACTTTTCGAGTCACCGCCGGACTTTTCGACAAGTTTCGCGAGAGCCGCGTCCTCGACACTCCGATCAGCGAGCCCGGCATCGTCGGCATCGCCATCGGCGCAGCGATGATGGGCCTTAGACCAATCGTCGAGATGATGACCATGTCGTTTTCGATCCTCGCGCTCGATCAAATCATGAACCACGCCGCCAAGGTCCACTACATGACCGGTGGTCAGGCGAAGGTACCGCTCGTGGTACGCGGGCCCGGTGGGGCCGCGAAGCAACTCTCCGCTCAGCACAGCCACTCGATGGAGGGTTGGTACGCCCACTGCCCCGGACTGAAAGTCGTGGCCCCTGCCACCCCGATGTGCGCACAGGGTCTGCTCCGCGCATCGATCCGCGACGACAACCCGGTCATCTTCACGGAGAACCCGGGCCTGTACACTGTGAAGGGCGAAGTAAGCATGGACCCCGAGTTTGTGATCCCATTTGGCAAGGCGCGCGTGGCACGCGAGGGCAAGGACCTCTCGCTCATCGCGTACAGCCGCATGGTTCAGGTCTGCGAGAAGGCTGCGGAGGAACTGGAGAAGGACGGCTTGAGCGTTGAAGTCATCGACGTGCGTTCCCTGCTCCCGCTCGACACCGAGACGATCTACGAGTCGGTCCGTAAGACCCACCGTGCGGTCGTGGTCTACGAAGACTGGAAGAGCGGCGGATTCGGCTCTGAAATCGCTGCCCGGATCGCCGAGGACTGCTTCGACCATCTCGATGCTCCAGTTGGACGGGTGGGTGGACTCAACGTCCCGATGCCCTACTCGCGGGTGCTCGAACTCGAGTGCATTCCGGACGAAAACGACGTGATCAACGCAGTTCGTCGGATTCGATAA